A part of Cupriavidus sp. D39 genomic DNA contains:
- a CDS encoding IS630 family transposase — protein MRRLEIADAQIMQLAIRQEIERSEESRYDHRLHGVLLVSIGYSCTEVGQMFGQAATTVQRWVRRFERGGFDGLREGERPGRPRALNDSQWRRIEADLRKTPRDFGFEAGLWDGPVLSEHLRQRYGIKLGVRQCQRLFRQMGFRLRKPRPQVAQSDPVRVAAVKKLRRLAKRDDIELWSLDECHFQQHGSRCRMWVAPEIRDPVLMHAPTRKSVACFGAVSLSTGRFIWQVCPVFNAETFASFLRQLLRHRRRGKRIVVVLDNAKYHHAVLLKPLLHKYRRHMTLLFLPPYSPQLAPIERVWKLTRRLGLHNRYFATLVEVLSAVDACFQQWKRPNEVLRRLCCII, from the coding sequence ATGCGCAGACTCGAGATTGCAGACGCACAGATCATGCAGTTGGCGATTCGACAGGAGATCGAGCGAAGCGAGGAGTCGCGGTATGACCACCGCCTGCACGGGGTGCTGCTGGTCAGCATCGGTTACTCGTGCACTGAAGTGGGCCAGATGTTCGGTCAAGCGGCCACGACAGTTCAGCGATGGGTCCGACGTTTCGAGCGGGGCGGTTTCGACGGATTGCGGGAAGGTGAACGGCCCGGTCGCCCGCGTGCGTTGAATGACTCGCAATGGCGTCGCATCGAGGCGGATCTGCGCAAGACACCACGCGACTTCGGATTTGAAGCGGGCCTGTGGGATGGGCCCGTTCTATCGGAGCACTTGCGTCAGCGCTATGGCATCAAGCTGGGCGTGCGGCAGTGCCAGAGGCTGTTTCGCCAGATGGGTTTCCGGCTGCGCAAGCCGCGCCCGCAGGTCGCCCAGTCTGATCCTGTTCGCGTTGCGGCGGTAAAAAAACTGCGGCGACTGGCAAAGCGCGACGACATTGAGTTATGGAGCCTGGACGAATGCCATTTCCAGCAACACGGATCGCGCTGTCGCATGTGGGTGGCCCCGGAAATCCGCGATCCGGTGTTGATGCATGCGCCGACGCGAAAGTCGGTGGCATGTTTTGGCGCCGTCAGTCTGAGCACGGGTCGCTTCATCTGGCAGGTATGCCCTGTCTTCAACGCAGAAACGTTTGCATCCTTTCTTCGCCAACTACTGCGCCATCGACGTCGCGGCAAGCGCATCGTCGTGGTCCTGGACAACGCCAAGTACCACCATGCCGTTCTGCTCAAACCGTTACTGCACAAATACAGGCGGCACATGACGTTGTTGTTCCTGCCACCATACAGCCCGCAACTGGCGCCTATCGAACGCGTATGGAAACTGACACGGCGCCTGGGGTTACATAACCGGTACTTCGCCACCCTCGTAGAAGTTCTCTCGGCAGTCGACGCCTGCTTCCAGCAATGGAAGAGACCAAACGAGGTACTACGACGACTATGCTGCATTATTTAA
- a CDS encoding BON domain-containing protein, translating into MRVRTENGVVHLDGKVKSDSEKLTILNTTRAVEGVQSVVDGLHVGK; encoded by the coding sequence ATTCGCGTGAGGACTGAGAACGGTGTTGTGCATCTCGATGGCAAAGTGAAAAGCGACTCGGAGAAGTTGACGATCCTGAACACTACCCGTGCAGTGGAGGGCGTGCAATCAGTCGTGGATGGTCTGCATGTCGGGAAATAG
- a CDS encoding BON domain-containing protein — protein MKSIQKMCLASVVGLLAALGNAAAWEDVNGVLAATDGAPPISRPQETPVPPEVPSDRARLTDSAITMKVRAQLLAAGLRSARIRVSTQNGIVHLDGNVPSDSDKLTALNAVRAVEGVQSVVDGLEVEK, from the coding sequence ATGAAATCAATTCAAAAGATGTGCCTTGCTAGTGTTGTCGGACTGCTTGCCGCTCTGGGTAATGCTGCTGCCTGGGAGGATGTGAACGGAGTGCTGGCCGCAACGGATGGCGCGCCGCCGATCAGCCGCCCACAGGAAACCCCGGTGCCGCCTGAAGTACCAAGCGATAGGGCAAGATTAACCGACAGTGCGATCACGATGAAGGTGAGAGCTCAGCTTCTTGCCGCCGGGCTTCGATCGGCCCGGATTCGGGTGAGTACCCAAAACGGCATTGTGCACCTCGACGGCAATGTGCCAAGCGACTCAGACAAGCTGACGGCCTTGAACGCCGTCCGTGCAGTGGAGGGCGTGCAATCTGTGGTGGACGGCTTGGAGGTCGAGAAATAG
- a CDS encoding DUF2188 domain-containing protein: MKGDIHVMPATGKRWAVDVESTEQSVVFYDTQQEAIAAGKVKASRDQVELLIHGLDGRVRERNTYGRNPRNI; this comes from the coding sequence ATGAAAGGAGACATTCATGTGATGCCCGCAACGGGAAAGCGTTGGGCCGTTGACGTGGAGAGCACTGAGCAAAGCGTGGTCTTTTACGACACACAGCAGGAAGCCATCGCCGCTGGCAAGGTGAAAGCCAGCCGTGACCAGGTCGAATTACTGATCCATGGCCTGGATGGCCGCGTTCGCGAGCGCAATACGTACGGCCGCAATCCACGAAACATCTGA
- a CDS encoding polyhydroxyalkanoate depolymerase, giving the protein MYQLYELQSAAWAPFLPWLQASASFLGAFENAPSAIPTRYLAAGCQLLVRLWKRYPKPQFGLTQTLINGHRVAVSETVVLDKAFCRLLHFERATCHSQPVVLLVAPLSGHHATLLRDTVRAMLPDFDVYLTDWRDGRQVPLAEGAFHLDDYVAYVREFIDYLGPDLHIVSVCQSTVPVLGAVSLMASRGEPTPKSLTLIGGPVDVQREPTTVDELAVNKSLDWFEREMIDTVPAHFPGAGRRVCPGFRQHMAFMAMKADHHLRSHLNYYLDVAAGNTEAAQMHRCFYDEYNAVLDMAAEYYLDTVRVVFQECRLACGTWRVRGEHVRPGDIRAGALITVEGEHDDICGPGQTRAAHDLCTGIEASHKHHLTARGCGHYGIFSGTRWRTEVYPRIRALIYGYARAPAGRKAVRYREDG; this is encoded by the coding sequence TTGTATCAATTGTATGAACTGCAGAGTGCTGCGTGGGCGCCGTTCCTTCCCTGGCTGCAGGCCAGTGCCAGCTTCTTGGGAGCCTTCGAAAACGCGCCGTCAGCCATCCCTACCCGCTATCTCGCTGCCGGGTGTCAACTGCTGGTGCGGCTATGGAAGCGCTATCCCAAACCGCAATTCGGCCTGACCCAAACGTTGATCAATGGCCATCGCGTTGCGGTCTCCGAAACGGTGGTGTTGGACAAGGCGTTTTGCCGCCTGCTCCACTTTGAGCGCGCGACGTGTCATAGCCAGCCGGTCGTCCTACTCGTCGCGCCGCTCTCCGGCCACCACGCCACGCTGCTGCGCGACACGGTGCGGGCCATGCTGCCAGACTTCGACGTCTATCTCACCGACTGGCGCGATGGCCGTCAAGTCCCGCTCGCCGAGGGCGCCTTTCATCTCGACGACTATGTCGCCTACGTGCGCGAGTTCATCGACTACCTGGGACCGGACCTCCATATCGTCTCGGTATGCCAATCGACCGTGCCGGTGCTCGGCGCGGTTTCCCTAATGGCGAGCCGTGGCGAGCCCACACCGAAGAGCCTCACCCTGATCGGTGGCCCGGTCGACGTGCAGCGCGAGCCCACGACCGTCGACGAGCTAGCCGTCAACAAATCGCTCGACTGGTTTGAGCGAGAAATGATCGACACGGTGCCGGCCCACTTTCCTGGCGCGGGCCGCAGAGTCTGTCCGGGCTTCCGTCAGCACATGGCCTTCATGGCGATGAAAGCGGATCACCACCTGAGATCGCACCTGAACTATTACTTAGACGTGGCCGCAGGCAACACCGAGGCGGCTCAGATGCATCGATGCTTCTATGACGAATACAATGCCGTGCTCGACATGGCTGCCGAATACTACCTGGACACGGTGCGGGTGGTCTTTCAGGAATGCCGGCTGGCATGCGGCACCTGGCGCGTGCGTGGCGAGCATGTGCGCCCGGGCGATATCCGGGCCGGTGCGCTGATCACGGTGGAAGGTGAGCACGACGACATCTGCGGCCCGGGTCAGACCCGAGCCGCGCACGATCTCTGTACCGGTATCGAAGCCTCCCACAAGCATCACCTGACGGCTCGTGGCTGCGGCCACTACGGCATCTTCTCCGGCACTAGGTGGCGCACTGAGGTCTATCCGCGCATTCGCGCTCTCATCTATGGGTACGCGCGTGCGCCCGCCGGCCGCAAGGCTGTCCGGTATCGCGAGGACGGCTGA